The window GGGTGGAACTGGAAGAAGAGAATATGCGGGGGTGGTTCCGTGCCGGCGCAGTTGCCGTGGGCATGGGCTCGCGACTCATCAGTAAGGAGATCCTGACCAATAAGAACCTTTCCCAACTGGAAACAGATACTCAAATAGCCTTAAGAATAGCACGTTCAGCAAAAGCCTAATCAGAACTGTATGCCTGCACCAAAAGGAAATACCCGCTGGGTGGTGGTAGCCCTCTTGTTCTTTGCGACCACTGGCAACTATCTCGACCGCCAGGTGATCGGTTTGTTAAAACCTACGCTGGAAAAAGAATTCGGTTGGTCGGAAACGGATTACAGCAATATCGTGATGGCCTTTTCCGCAGCCTATGCCATTGGTTTATTGGGTTTTGGTCGTTGGATAGACAAGATCGGTACCCGCCTTGGCTATGCCCTTTCGGTGTTGTTCTGGAGCATTGCTGCCATGGCGCATGCCCTGGCTAAATCAACATTTGGTTTTGGGATGGCAAGGGCTGCCCTGGGTGTTGCCGAAGCAGGGAATTTCCCGGCGGCCATTAAAACTGTGGCGGAATGGTTTCCCAAGAAAGAAAGGGCCCTGGCAACCGGGATCTTTAACTCTGGATCCAATGTTGGGGCTGTGGTAGCGCCGATCATGGTGCCGGCCTTATTGGGCGCTTTTGGATGGCAGGAGGCCTTCCTCGTAACGGGAGCGATCGGATTCATATGGCTCATCTTTTGGTGGCGATGGTTTGACCTTCCCCAAAAACATTCGTCTGTATCCAAAGTAGAGTTGGCGCATATCGAGAGTGATGGCGAGGAACAGGAGGAAAGCGGGGAGAAGGTAAAGTGGTCATCCCTTTTTATGAAGAAACAAACCTGGGCATTCATCTTCGGGAAATTCTTTGCCGACCCGATCTGGTATTTCTTCCTCTTCTGGTTGCCTTCTTATTTTTCCTCGGTGTTCCAATTGGATCTGAAGAAGCCTAGCCTTCCTTTGGTGATTGTTTATACGGCAACGACCATCGGGAGTGTTATGGGAGGTTATCTGTCCTCCTGGTTGATCAGGAAGGGTTGGCCTGTTTTCAAGGCAAGGAAAACATCAATGCTGGCCTTTGCCATTTGTGTATTGCCCATCATCAGTGCACGTTATGCTACCAATGTCTGGCAGGCTGTGGCATTGATCAGCCTTGCTGCTGCAGCCCACCAGGCCTGGAGCGCCAATATCTTTACCACTGCATCTGATATGTTCCCCAGGAAGGCGGTAAGTTCTGTGGTAGGGATCGGCAGCATGGCAGGTTCCGTAGGGGGCATTCTATTTCCCTTGTTCATCGGCTGGATCCTCGACCAATACAAGGCCATTGGTAATATTTCTGCCGGCTACAATATTATTTTCCTGATTTGTGGCACCAGTTACCTCGTGGGCTGGGTATTGATGCATTTGTGTGCGCCGAGGATGGAGCGGGTTGAGCTTTAGCGATACAGCATAAGGTCAATACTGAATTTAGAATGGTATAATTTTTAGAAGTTGTTTAATAGGCCTGTTTTGTAAGTTGGGTAATTATGAAAAGATAGGGTTTTGGATGATTGAAGTGTTGCAAAATAGAAAATCGGAAACTATTTTGGGCGCAAACAAAACCTATCAAATGAAACGTATCCTATTTCCCTTGCTGTGTGCATTGATTTTCCTGGCCTCCTGTTCAAAAGGCAAAGACGAGCCATCCTATTTCATCACTTGTAAAATAGATGGTGTTGAGAAATCCTTCAACACTGAATGCTCGGCAATCCATAGTATAATCGACGTTAGTGAGTTAATAAATATCAGAGGCGCTGACACTAAAGGAAGCCATCCCTCTTCTTTTGGGATCATTCTTTCCAATGGCCCTGCCGCAAAGCCGATCGGAAAATCAGGGGTTTTTACCAGTACCACAAAGGATTTCGAGATCAATACCCAGTATTTAGATCTGGTTTCCGGAGCAAGCTATGGCGCCGGTACCATGGTTAGTAATAGTGCTAACGAATGGGGGGTAGAAATCGAGAATCAATTTGTATTAACCATTACCAGCAATGATGGCAATATCATCGAGGGAACTTTTTCTGGGGATTATTACTACTATTCCGGTCCCTTAGGGGATTTCATCAGGATTACTGACGGAAAGTTCAGGCTGAAGGTCTATCCGGAATGATCTTAAATGGTTGAAATTACAGGAAGCAGGTATCAGGTAAACTAGTGTTTAAGTTGGTTGGTTCTCAGAATAATGATGATAGGGAAAAAAGTGAGCGGATTTAATTTTCTTCTTTTTTGAAGACCAAACATCGTTTTCTATGAGAAATATCTTTACCTGTTCCCTGCTTTCCTTGTTCTTTTTTCAACCTGTACCAAGGTCAATGATGAGCCTTCTTATTTCATGACCTGTAAAAATGGATGGGTGGAGGAAAACTTCAATGTTGGGGCTTATGCCTCCTATTTGAAGGTTGAGAATATTGAATTCTTGGGTATGGGAGGCTTTGAGAACTGTAATGATGACTCGCCCACCATGGGGCTATTCTTGTCAAACCAGCCAAGTGAGAAGCCTTTAGGGTCAACCGGGACATTCAACAGTACCAATACAGACTGGGAATTGCTGACTACCTATATGGCCAGGGAGATGAAGGAAGAATTTCATCCAGGGTCTGCTGTTAACGCGATTGCAGAAGTCCAGGGTGTGACCATTCAGGACCTATTGGTACTGACCATAACCGCCAACGATGGCAAGATCCTGGAAGGAACCTTTTCTGGGGATCATTACCTCGATTCAGATCTGAATGTTACCAGAAGGAGGATCATGGAAGGGAATTTCAGGTTAAGGATCATTAAGGAATAAAATGGACAATCAATTGCATAAGGGCACCTCAAGGGTGCCTTTTTTATTGGAGCTGTAACTTTCCTTTAACCTGGTTGGTATGATTAGGTATCATCCACTACAACCTTAACTACTATAGCAATTGAAAGAAAGTACATTGTCAGCTGGGTAAGGGTCCTTGCCTTCTTTAACCTTATCTTCAGGAATATTAAAATAAAAATCGTAGCTTACTGTATTAGGGAGCAATAAAAATCCTTCTTCATTTTATTGATCCATCCGTCATTAGTTCTTCCCCATTATGAAAGCACTGGATTAAGGTTTAGTTGACTAGGTATTTTTTGTTAACCTTATCCTTTTGCTGTATGGAAGTGTACCTGAGCAAAACAATTCTTCTTATCAAGGAAAAACAGCAACGCTGGAACCAGGAATTGCGGCATAAAGGCTGGTATAGGATCTTCTGCGAAAAATACTATGATATCAGTAATGCATGGTTTTACAGGCGCTGGGGTATCCGTCATGCTAATACCCCCCAAAATCTTGCTGCTACCATTGACAGGTCTGCCGGCAAGGACAGTTGGCAGAATGATGCTTCTTCCTTCTATTATATTTTTAAAGGTTTCAGGCATGTCCCCCTGGCGCCCGTGGCCATCAATTTACTCGACCTGGGTTGCGGGTCGGGAAGGGTATTGTCCGTTGGGATGAAGCTGGGATTTAACCAGGTTACAGGCGTAGACCTTGATGAAGAGTCACTGGAATTTGCTGAAATGAATTGCCGGATCATGCAGGCGCATGGCAGCAGGACCAGGTTTTCCATCCATTGCCACGATGCCGGTGATTTCGCCATCCCTGAAGGGACCAACCTCATCTACCTGTTCAACCCTTTTGGGGAAAGGACCTTGCGGCAGGTCGTTCATAATATCCTTCACTATCTCTCTAAAGGTGGGAGGGAAGTATACCTGGTTTACTATTTCCCTTATTACCGGGATGTCATAGAAAGTTACCGGGAATTCAAAACCTGGTTCCGCAGTAACTATAAGGATGGCGCCCCTGATCTGATCGTATATAAAATTGAAGCCAATACAGTTTGACCAGTAATGCCAGAGTTTGTTCCTGCTTACGGACAGTTCATCAGTCATTTTGCCCAATTGGCCACTAATAAGGATTCCTTAACCATGCCCTTCCGAATTTTACTGTACAGTCCAGGAGATTCGATAGGAAGCCTTGTGTATACCTTCCCCTGGGATCTTTGTGATTATTCATCGTAAAAGGTAAAATTGGTATGAAAGCATTGTTGTTTCGATCCAAGGATGAGCCCTTGCGGATCGCAGTAATAGAAACCCCGCAACCCGCTGCCGGCGAGGTGTTGATCAGGCTGCATTATGCAGCCATCAACCACCGCGACCTTTTCCTGTGGAAGGAAAAGATCCTGGAGAAGGATATTATTCCCGGTTCGGATGGAAGTGGGGTGGTGGCTGGCGTTGGTGCCGGAGTGGATGCGGGGTGGATCGGTAAGGAGGTCCTGGTTAATCCCAGCTTGTATTGGGGCGGGAATGCTGCCATTCCCTCTGAAAAATATGAAATACTTGGTGTGCCTACCAATGGCACCTTTGCGGAGTATATGGTTATTCCCCAAAATTACGTGTACCCGATTCCCCAACACCTTGAGCTGAAAGAAGCTGCTGCCATTCCGTTGGCATCGCTTACTGCTTACCGCGCACTGTTCACCAAAGCAAGATTGGCTAAAGGGGAGAAAGTATTGGTCACGGGCATAGGAGGTGGCGTGGCGATCTTCCTGTTGCAAATGGCCGTCGCTTCCGGTGCTGAAGTATATGTCAGCTCATCTTCTGATGATAAGCTCAGTAGGGCGGTCAGCATGGGGGCCAGGGCAGGTTTCAATTACCGTGACCCGGACTGGGTAGATAAAGCAAGGGCTGTTGTTACGGGATTTGATGTGATCATAGATAGTGCAGGTGGCAGTGGTTTTGAGGCGCTTACCGAACTCGCTAACCCCGGGGCAAGGATCGTGAACTTTGGTCGCACAGCCGGTAATGAGGTCAGGATTAAGCCTTCGGTCTTATTCAACAAGCAGTTGACCATTATGGGCACCCTGATGGGGAACGACCAGGAGTTTGCCGATATGCTGGCTTTTTATGAAAGGCATCAGTTACAACCGGCGATCGAGGCGGAGTATAGATTGGAGGAGTATGAGGCTGCTATAGCACTGTTGGAGGAAGGACGTCACTTTGGAAAACTGGTGTTTAACCTGGCCAGTTCCTGAAGGGATGAATTATAGTATAAGGGTGTGAAAAATTGAAATTCTTTTCTATTTTTCCCGTCAAACATTCTTTTCTATGAGAAATATCTTTATCTGTTCCCTGCTTGCCTTGTTTCTTTTTTCATCCTGTTCCAAGGACAATGACGAACCTTCCTATTTCCTGACCTGTAAAATAGATGGGGTGGAGAAAAGCTTCAATGTTGGGGCCTATGCCTCCTATGTGAAGGTTGAGAATATTGAATTGTGGGGAATGGGAGGCTTTGAGAACCGTAATGACGACTCGCCTACCATGGGGCTATACTTGTCGAACCAGCCAAGTGAGAAGCCTTTAGGGTCAACAGGTACATTCAACAGTACCAATACAGACTGGGAAGTGCTGAGTACCTATATGGCGAAGGAGATGACGGAAGAATATAGTGCGGGGTCTTCTGTTAACGCGGATGCCGAGTTCTATGGCGTGACGATCCAGGACCCATTGGTGCTGACCATTACTTCCAATGATGGTAAAACACTGGAAGGGACCTTTTCGGGTGATCATTACCTCGATTCAGATCCGAAAGCCACCAGGAGGAAGATCACGGAAGGTAAGTTCAGGTTAAAGATCATTAAGGAATAACAGGCAAAATCAAATGCATAAGGGCACCTCAAGGGTGCCTTTTTTGTTGGAACTGTAACATTCCTTTAACCTGGTTCGTATGATTAGGTATCATCCACTTCAACCTTAACTACTATGACAAATGAAAGAAAGCACTATATCGACTGGGTAAGGGTGCTTGCCTTCTTTATCCTAATCTTTTTCCATTGTGCCATGCCATTCGTGACATTCGGCTGGGAGATCAAGAACAGCGAAACTTCCGTCGGTCTGAGCCGTTTGGTCTGGTGGCTACACCAGTGGCGTTTGCCCCTGCTGTTCTTCATTTCAGGGGTGGGGATCCATTTTTCCCTGAAGCGAAGGTCAGTCTTTGCTTTTGCCGGTGAACGGATTGTCAGGTTGTTCATCCCGCTCTTTTTTGCCATGTTCTTCACCATTCCCCTCCAGGTATATTTTGAGTATACCCAAAAAGGGAGGATATCGGGATCCTATGCAGATTTCTACCCTACCGTTTGGGAGATGGTCCCCTATCCGGAAGGGAGCCTCACCTGGAGCCATATGTGGTTCGTAGTTTACCTGTTTGTGTTTTGTATGCTC is drawn from Flavihumibacter rivuli and contains these coding sequences:
- a CDS encoding MFS transporter; translated protein: MPAPKGNTRWVVVALLFFATTGNYLDRQVIGLLKPTLEKEFGWSETDYSNIVMAFSAAYAIGLLGFGRWIDKIGTRLGYALSVLFWSIAAMAHALAKSTFGFGMARAALGVAEAGNFPAAIKTVAEWFPKKERALATGIFNSGSNVGAVVAPIMVPALLGAFGWQEAFLVTGAIGFIWLIFWWRWFDLPQKHSSVSKVELAHIESDGEEQEESGEKVKWSSLFMKKQTWAFIFGKFFADPIWYFFLFWLPSYFSSVFQLDLKKPSLPLVIVYTATTIGSVMGGYLSSWLIRKGWPVFKARKTSMLAFAICVLPIISARYATNVWQAVALISLAAAAHQAWSANIFTTASDMFPRKAVSSVVGIGSMAGSVGGILFPLFIGWILDQYKAIGNISAGYNIIFLICGTSYLVGWVLMHLCAPRMERVEL
- a CDS encoding class I SAM-dependent methyltransferase; amino-acid sequence: MEVYLSKTILLIKEKQQRWNQELRHKGWYRIFCEKYYDISNAWFYRRWGIRHANTPQNLAATIDRSAGKDSWQNDASSFYYIFKGFRHVPLAPVAINLLDLGCGSGRVLSVGMKLGFNQVTGVDLDEESLEFAEMNCRIMQAHGSRTRFSIHCHDAGDFAIPEGTNLIYLFNPFGERTLRQVVHNILHYLSKGGREVYLVYYFPYYRDVIESYREFKTWFRSNYKDGAPDLIVYKIEANTV
- a CDS encoding zinc-binding dehydrogenase, with translation MKALLFRSKDEPLRIAVIETPQPAAGEVLIRLHYAAINHRDLFLWKEKILEKDIIPGSDGSGVVAGVGAGVDAGWIGKEVLVNPSLYWGGNAAIPSEKYEILGVPTNGTFAEYMVIPQNYVYPIPQHLELKEAAAIPLASLTAYRALFTKARLAKGEKVLVTGIGGGVAIFLLQMAVASGAEVYVSSSSDDKLSRAVSMGARAGFNYRDPDWVDKARAVVTGFDVIIDSAGGSGFEALTELANPGARIVNFGRTAGNEVRIKPSVLFNKQLTIMGTLMGNDQEFADMLAFYERHQLQPAIEAEYRLEEYEAAIALLEEGRHFGKLVFNLASS